One Beggiatoa leptomitoformis DNA segment encodes these proteins:
- the gspD gene encoding type II secretion system secretin GspD, translating into MFAILMKKTSLILCCASLVVSCSTPPERNPMGAMELATTQLPTYGETPVIAELPQATPVALKEINHVGQFPNVQTLSSKSPATPASSKGADTFELNFEQVELRQVIEIIADELGVSMVIDPTIGDKVTIRTPKEKPLRKADLWPLMQLLLTDTGISMEKKGGVYHLKKTGVGTGLPANVGVSSGLIGSDASEAMQITPLRYINADAALAVLTPLIQPQGRIISLPSLNVIGIIASPDRLERINRLLTVVDADPFQHRGMRLFRLSNSKSTEVQAELEKILQAISGNAPAYQVIGLERINSVLVIAPPQGSFTEVASWIEVLDERSEDSAEQVFIYRVKNLEAKELAATLAEVFKTDDAKDKDKTTKRTDELPPVAAIPAQPGQPATPTPEPKSTAPTGSVLAVSAKLKVNLVADEKTNSLIVRATPRDYKQLLTTIAQLDRVAKEVMVNVVIAEVTLNEATQFGIDWRGLFGKHDSSYGYNAKLPAGNLPGADLSSNTAIGSLAGFSVNLLSGDIFAVLNLLASTNAVSILSRPSILIRDNEDATFNVGSNEPYLGDVTRATVSGQSDIQSIQYRDTGITLKVTPRISEDGIVNLKLSQELTQLGPESSTVQNAQSFSQRKLETVVAVRDRTPIVLGGLIQNKGSNERQEIPGISKIPLVGETLFSSRSDSGERTELVLIIVPEIINPDLDNSVIVQNFRLRMQKVQELLASDYDVLLEDGRKYIPAKATTQTNTQQ; encoded by the coding sequence ATGTTTGCCATTTTGATGAAAAAAACCAGTCTTATCCTTTGTTGTGCCAGTTTGGTCGTGTCATGTAGCACACCGCCCGAGCGTAATCCTATGGGTGCAATGGAATTAGCCACAACACAATTGCCCACGTATGGCGAAACGCCAGTTATTGCAGAATTACCGCAAGCAACACCTGTCGCGCTGAAAGAAATTAATCATGTTGGACAATTTCCCAATGTGCAGACTTTATCTAGCAAAAGTCCTGCAACACCTGCTTCTAGCAAAGGTGCAGATACGTTTGAATTGAACTTTGAACAGGTTGAATTACGTCAAGTCATAGAAATCATTGCAGATGAATTAGGCGTAAGTATGGTCATTGACCCAACTATCGGCGATAAAGTAACGATTCGTACACCTAAAGAAAAACCCTTACGTAAAGCAGATTTATGGCCATTGATGCAACTGTTATTGACAGATACAGGCATTAGCATGGAGAAAAAAGGGGGTGTGTATCATCTGAAGAAAACAGGCGTAGGAACAGGATTACCCGCGAATGTAGGCGTTTCTTCAGGATTAATAGGAAGCGATGCTTCCGAAGCTATGCAAATCACCCCCTTACGCTATATCAATGCAGACGCTGCGTTAGCCGTTCTTACGCCATTAATCCAACCACAAGGGCGAATTATTAGTTTACCCAGTTTGAACGTCATAGGAATTATTGCTTCTCCCGACCGTTTAGAACGGATTAATCGGTTACTGACAGTCGTTGATGCCGACCCCTTTCAACATCGTGGTATGCGCTTATTCAGACTCTCAAATTCAAAGTCAACCGAAGTACAAGCCGAGTTAGAAAAGATTCTACAGGCCATTTCTGGTAATGCACCTGCCTATCAAGTTATTGGTTTAGAAAGAATTAATTCAGTATTAGTGATTGCACCACCACAAGGCTCATTTACTGAAGTTGCCTCTTGGATTGAAGTTTTAGATGAACGGAGCGAAGACAGTGCTGAACAGGTCTTTATCTATCGTGTCAAAAATTTAGAAGCCAAAGAACTGGCAGCAACATTGGCAGAAGTCTTTAAAACCGATGATGCCAAAGATAAAGACAAAACCACCAAACGTACAGATGAACTGCCTCCTGTTGCTGCAATTCCAGCACAACCGGGGCAACCTGCTACACCAACACCAGAACCTAAATCCACTGCACCCACAGGCAGTGTCTTGGCTGTTTCCGCAAAATTAAAAGTGAATTTAGTGGCGGATGAAAAAACCAACAGTTTAATTGTGCGAGCAACACCCCGCGATTATAAACAGCTCTTAACCACAATTGCCCAATTAGACCGTGTCGCTAAAGAAGTGATGGTGAATGTGGTCATTGCTGAAGTAACCCTAAATGAAGCAACCCAATTTGGAATAGACTGGCGTGGATTATTTGGAAAACATGATAGTTCTTATGGATATAATGCCAAGTTGCCAGCAGGCAATTTACCAGGTGCAGATTTAAGTAGTAACACCGCTATCGGCTCACTCGCTGGTTTTAGCGTTAACTTGTTATCAGGCGATATTTTCGCCGTGCTCAACCTTCTCGCATCAACTAACGCGGTTAGTATCTTATCTCGCCCTTCAATTTTAATTCGGGATAATGAAGATGCTACATTTAATGTCGGTAGCAATGAACCCTACTTAGGTGACGTGACCCGCGCTACCGTTTCAGGACAAAGTGATATCCAATCCATACAATATCGTGATACTGGGATTACCTTAAAGGTAACGCCTCGCATCAGTGAAGATGGCATTGTTAATTTAAAACTATCCCAAGAATTAACCCAACTTGGTCCAGAAAGTAGTACTGTACAAAACGCACAATCCTTCAGTCAACGTAAATTAGAAACAGTGGTTGCAGTACGAGATAGAACGCCTATTGTGTTAGGCGGTTTAATTCAAAATAAAGGTTCGAATGAACGGCAAGAAATTCCTGGTATCAGTAAGATTCCTTTAGTCGGCGAAACCTTATTTTCATCCCGTAGTGATTCCGGAGAGCGGACTGAATTAGTCCTGATTATTGTCCCTGAAATCATTAATCCTGATTTAGACAACAGCGTGATAGTGCAGAATTTCCGCTTACGGATGCAAAAAGTTCAGGAACTATTAGCAAGCGATTACGACGTGCTATTAGAAGATGGGCGTAAATACATACCCGCAAAAGCAACCACGCAAACTAATACACAACAATAG
- a CDS encoding type II secretion system F family protein, producing the protein MHAYTYQACDNEGNIHTGKLNAENEQEVVMTLQNRQLVALKIELGSEGGSFFGQRKISNRDLIDFTNGLCTLVEARVPLDKALVLLEGLNEKPFVQQLIADLHRDVKEGKSLADALQAHPDVFSKMYINMVHAGEEGGILEQLLPKVAGFLAAADDAKRTVISAMIYPVILLITGVLSVILLMIFVIPQFADLFKNMGTKTPDSAAFLLSTSEWLKTYWWSLPFLPILAWIGWRQMDTTPEKRLQRDQFILQIPILGSLLLQAESSRFSRTLGALLGAGIPLLKALNIVRGVMTNEVLSDSLKRVEEAVRSGVSLGKALVNEGKFPVLLAQLVIVGEESGRTGLILDRLAETFDTNVKQQTARLVAAVEPILILVLGVIVGTIVIIMLSAIFSITSLSR; encoded by the coding sequence ATGCACGCCTACACCTACCAAGCCTGTGATAATGAAGGAAATATTCACACAGGAAAACTTAATGCGGAAAATGAGCAAGAAGTCGTCATGACCTTGCAAAATCGGCAACTTGTCGCTTTAAAAATTGAGCTAGGCAGTGAAGGCGGGAGTTTTTTCGGACAGCGGAAAATTTCTAACCGCGATTTAATCGATTTTACTAATGGACTCTGCACATTAGTAGAAGCCCGTGTGCCTTTGGATAAAGCCTTAGTTTTATTAGAAGGTCTAAATGAAAAACCCTTTGTACAACAACTTATTGCTGATTTACACCGTGATGTCAAAGAAGGAAAAAGTCTTGCAGATGCGTTGCAAGCCCATCCTGATGTTTTTTCAAAAATGTACATCAACATGGTACATGCGGGTGAAGAAGGTGGAATTTTAGAGCAATTATTGCCGAAAGTAGCAGGATTTCTCGCCGCCGCAGATGATGCTAAACGAACAGTTATTTCTGCCATGATTTACCCTGTTATTTTGCTGATTACGGGTGTCCTCAGTGTTATCTTATTAATGATTTTTGTTATTCCACAATTTGCCGATTTATTTAAAAACATGGGGACAAAAACCCCTGATTCTGCCGCTTTTTTATTATCTACCAGTGAATGGTTAAAAACCTATTGGTGGTCATTACCCTTTTTACCAATTTTGGCGTGGATAGGCTGGCGACAGATGGATACCACGCCCGAAAAACGCTTGCAACGTGACCAATTTATTTTACAAATTCCAATTTTAGGGAGTTTATTGTTACAAGCGGAGTCTTCCCGTTTTTCGCGCACCTTGGGTGCATTATTGGGCGCGGGTATTCCACTGCTAAAAGCCCTAAATATTGTGCGTGGGGTTATGACGAATGAGGTTTTATCCGATAGTTTGAAACGGGTTGAAGAAGCCGTGCGTAGTGGGGTAAGTTTGGGTAAAGCCCTTGTAAATGAAGGTAAATTTCCTGTGTTATTAGCGCAGTTGGTTATTGTTGGGGAAGAATCTGGACGGACAGGACTGATTTTAGACCGTTTGGCAGAAACCTTTGATACGAATGTGAAACAACAAACAGCGCGTTTAGTCGCCGCCGTTGAACCCATTTTGATTTTAGTGTTAGGTGTTATCGTGGGAACGATTGTTATTATTATGTTATCCGCGATTTTCAGTATTACTTCACTAAGTCGATAA
- a CDS encoding GspE/PulE family protein, which yields MTTTALSLPIFTQLLAKKGIAPVENFPEQPCLLFSTPPDIEDRAKIRFLLGQYIRFERGATDQVARLIKHWRAKLSPELDGANDGGRADQLDNEYLKDLASDAPVIRMVNHLMERALDLNASDIHFEPEEKYLMVRCRVDGVMVNIERLPANVQAAVSSRVKLMARLDIGEKRLPQDGRIQYQMGDRTLDMRVSTLPGVHGESIVLRLLDRSDISVSLDKLGMPADILKPFAHVIQQPHGMILVTGPTGSGKTTTLYGTLEKINTGSQKIITIEDPVEYQLEGITQIHVNAKIGLTFAAGLRSIVRQDPDIIMVGEIRDHETAEIAIESALTGHLVFSTLHTNDAAGAITRLQDMGVDTYLISSSVMAIMAQRLVRKICLHCAEDHELTEDEAELLGISRADHPTIKRGRGCERCANTGYRGRLGLYELLIISDSVRAVITSGGDANKIREQAQREGLRLLRQDALEKLYQGITTPEEIVRVTRAI from the coding sequence ATGACGACAACCGCTTTAAGCCTTCCCATTTTTACCCAATTACTTGCAAAAAAAGGCATTGCACCTGTCGAGAATTTCCCCGAACAACCTTGTTTGCTCTTCAGCACGCCACCTGATATTGAAGACCGCGCAAAAATCCGTTTTTTATTAGGACAATACATTCGTTTTGAACGAGGCGCGACTGACCAAGTTGCTCGATTAATCAAACACTGGCGCGCGAAATTATCGCCTGAACTAGACGGTGCAAACGATGGTGGGCGGGCTGACCAATTAGATAATGAATACTTAAAAGATTTAGCCTCTGACGCACCTGTGATTCGCATGGTCAATCATTTAATGGAGCGTGCATTAGATTTAAACGCCAGTGATATTCACTTCGAACCCGAAGAAAAATATTTAATGGTGCGCTGTCGTGTAGATGGCGTAATGGTCAACATTGAACGCCTACCCGCAAATGTTCAAGCTGCCGTATCCTCACGGGTTAAGCTCATGGCGCGGCTAGACATTGGGGAAAAACGCTTGCCCCAAGATGGACGTATTCAATACCAAATGGGTGATAGAACCCTAGATATGCGGGTTTCTACCTTACCGGGTGTGCATGGTGAATCTATCGTATTACGGCTTTTAGACCGCAGTGATATTTCCGTGAGTTTGGATAAGCTGGGGATGCCTGCGGACATTTTAAAACCCTTTGCCCATGTTATCCAACAACCGCACGGCATGATTTTAGTCACAGGTCCAACAGGAAGCGGAAAAACCACAACCCTGTACGGCACACTAGAAAAAATCAACACGGGTTCACAAAAAATCATTACGATTGAAGACCCTGTCGAATATCAACTAGAAGGTATTACCCAGATTCACGTCAACGCGAAAATCGGTTTAACGTTCGCGGCGGGTTTACGTTCTATCGTGCGACAAGACCCTGACATTATCATGGTAGGGGAAATCCGCGACCATGAAACCGCAGAAATTGCGATTGAATCCGCACTAACAGGTCACTTAGTTTTCTCTACGCTACACACCAACGATGCGGCGGGCGCAATCACGCGGTTGCAAGATATGGGCGTGGATACTTATTTAATCAGCTCCAGCGTCATGGCAATTATGGCACAACGCTTAGTGCGTAAAATTTGCCTACATTGTGCTGAAGACCATGAATTAACTGAAGACGAGGCGGAATTATTAGGCATTAGCCGTGCAGACCACCCCACTATTAAACGCGGTCGCGGTTGTGAACGCTGCGCAAATACAGGCTATCGTGGACGTTTAGGCTTATACGAATTGCTGATTATTTCCGACAGTGTGCGCGCTGTCATTACCAGTGGTGGTGATGCGAATAAAATTCGTGAACAAGCACAACGAGAAGGTTTAAGACTCTTACGCCAAGACGCGTTAGAAAAACTATACCAAGGGATTACTACGCCTGAGGAAATCGTGCGCGTAACACGGGCAATTTAG